From Desulfuromonas soudanensis, the proteins below share one genomic window:
- a CDS encoding RNA methyltransferase — MPTPSLEQVAVVLVEPQNPGNIGMVCRAMANFGACDLRLVNPCAHLHPEARKFAVGANYLLGQARLFPDLSTAIADLHITVATTRRGGRLRGELLDIGQIPPLQSLLPPAGKLGLVFGREDAGLTSEEVALCSHAATVATAEGVGSLNLSQAVLLFLFELGRHPSGEGGEESKTPTQGEYQGLFAQMEEVLTRIAFLNPSRPEASMNRLRQILHRARPDREELALLRGMWSQLEWSINDWRGRKRGGGGPKTD, encoded by the coding sequence ATGCCTACCCCCTCCCTCGAACAGGTCGCCGTCGTTCTCGTCGAACCTCAGAATCCCGGCAATATCGGCATGGTCTGCCGGGCCATGGCCAATTTCGGTGCCTGCGACCTGCGTCTGGTCAACCCCTGCGCCCACCTCCACCCCGAGGCGCGCAAATTTGCCGTCGGGGCCAATTACCTCCTCGGCCAGGCCCGGCTCTTTCCAGATCTTTCCACCGCCATTGCCGACCTTCACATCACGGTGGCCACGACCCGGCGCGGGGGACGACTGCGGGGGGAACTTCTCGACATCGGCCAGATTCCGCCCTTGCAGTCCCTCCTCCCTCCGGCAGGGAAGCTCGGACTGGTCTTCGGCCGGGAGGACGCCGGGCTGACGAGCGAGGAGGTCGCTCTCTGCTCCCATGCCGCCACCGTCGCCACCGCCGAAGGGGTCGGATCCCTCAACCTCTCCCAGGCCGTTCTTCTTTTCCTCTTCGAGCTGGGGCGTCACCCCTCCGGTGAAGGGGGGGAGGAGAGCAAAACCCCGACCCAGGGGGAATACCAGGGGCTTTTCGCCCAGATGGAAGAGGTCCTCACCCGAATCGCCTTTCTCAATCCGAGTCGCCCCGAAGCGTCCATGAACCGCCTGCGTCAGATCCTCCACCGGGCCCGTCCCGACCGGGAGGAGCTCGCCCTGCTCCGCGGAATGTGGAGTCAGCTGGAATGGAGCATCAACGACTGGCGCGGCCGAAAACGCGGCGGGGGAGGCCCAAAAACCGATTGA